The Takifugu rubripes chromosome 16, fTakRub1.2, whole genome shotgun sequence genome contains the following window.
CAATTATCTGTTGACCGAGGCTCATAATGGACATAAAGAACAAGGAACGTACTCTTTTTTTTATAGTGTGATTTGCCCTTTCGTGTTCCAGCCTTAGTTCCTTATTCACACTGATATTCTTTCAATTGAACATTTAAAAGCAGACTTCTTTGAGACTCTATAAATCCTCCTTTGAATCTATTTATTTCCCCTTACAATTCCAGTTCCAGTAAATGTGATCAGGTTTTTTATGGGCTAGACACCAAACCAGAAAATCCAAActtgtcaataaagttttgaATGGGAAAAAAGTATCGACGTCACGGGTGAGTTACGGCTAACTTCCGGAACAGTTTACTCCTAGAGGTAACCAAACTAAAAACTGTTTTCCAACACATTCAACCCTAACTTTACGTTTCGTTTCCTTTATCACAACAGTGCGATGGAAACGCTTTTATGCCAACCGCTTGGCTTGATTTGAACTCCCCAGTTTAGCTGTTGAACGGAGTTAGCTACACCGCTAACGAACCATTGACCACAAATGGGCTCGCAGTTACCGAGTCCTCAGTCCCTCTTTTACCGTCCTGCATGTCTTTTGTGTCAAGGCTGCTTTGGACCTCTCAGAGCACGAAAATGACACGACTACGATCAAATTAAAGCAAACCTACTCGAAAGATATTCGTCACTCGTCCCATAATTTAATTACTGCTCGAGTAAGTGAGTGTAGTCAGTTAAACCGAGCAGTTACTGACGATTTCAGTCTGAAAAAATGAAGGGTAATCTGGGCAAATTGTATATTTACATGTTTGAAGATTGTGAATCCTATTGTTTATTATGTATTTTTAGGacttttgtgtgtatgtttgagAGGTGGGTTGTATCTTTTGTATTTGTATTAAGTGGCGGCTCTATTTCTGTTTATCTATAAATATGGAACTTTTATCCTCAATAGATTAATGTAAATATAATGCTCTTATTGAGGCGAGCGCCACCCGGTGGTGTCTAGTGATCACTGCATATACGTGCTATATATTGCAATATTAAATGTAAACGATGTTTCAGGTTTTATCTTTGGGACTGACCAAACCAAGTAGTCTTAACTAAAGAAAGGAAAATTATTTGGCTTGCTTCACTTGAAATGAAATGTGCTTATTTGGCAGGACGTTTCCGGTGCATCTCACCAAGCGTTTCTCTGAAGATTACTCATCTGCTTCCGGGGAATGGAGGAGGCCCACGCTCACTGTCTATCCTGTTTTAACCAGAGATGCGTGGGCAGATCTCAGCCTGGGATTTCTTGTGAACTCATCTATTGTCCAGTATTATGTGGCGCCGTGTTTCACTCCTGCAAAGCTGAAGAACACTCCCTCATTTGTCCGCTGCTGAGAGTCCCCTGTCTAAACAGTGGCAATGGCTGTCCTGCCAGGGTTGTGCGCAACCAGATGTATGCACATCTGGAAGTGTGCCCAGCAGGAGTAGTGTGCTGTACTATGGAGTGGAACAGATGGCCTATTAGCTGCCTTGACTATACCTCCTATGAGAGCTTGAGCCGGGGCGTAGAGGAGGTGGAGCAGTTGGACATGGCGCTCGCCCTCCAGGACCAGCGAACACTACTGGAGTCCCTTAAGGTGATTGCCATGGCACCCAGTGTAGAAAGAGCACCACCTCTCTCTCTTCGGAAAGAGGACAAAGCCACAGATTCAGTTTTACCTACATCTGCCTCTGGGACTTCCACCTGTGGGGAATCAGCTTCGCACTCCCCATCTTTGTGCCAGTCGCCATCAGATCCTCGAAAGGAGAAAATTGCCAGTGGAATTAATGTCTTCAACGAGCAGCACCTTGGTGGGCTGTACGAGGCCACGGTTGAGACCGCCAGAAGCTTAGTTGCTGCTTTAGAAATTGTTGGCAGCGTTAATTCTCTGGAGTgtgcagacagagaggggggtgCAGCTGGCAGCGCGGGAGACCCACACTCTGACGCTGCGGCTAAAGCGGCAGAAGCTCTGACTAAAAAGGTGATAGAAGAACAAACTGTTTGTTCCACCTGTGTGGAAGAAAGCGGTGGCAGGTCTGTGAACGCAACAAATGGACCCCTGTCGGCAGCAGCAGACGTCGGGGTGACGACAACACGGCCTCGTGTCACGCAGGAGGGACCCATGGCAACTCCAGAGGCGGCTCATGTGGTCCTGGAAGAGTCGTGTCCTTCAGAAAAGGCCCAGGTTTTGAGGGAAGATGGTCAATGTTCACTGGCCAATGGACATATTGACTCCAGTGCAGACAGCTCGCTGTCAACAATGGAGACCAAATCAGTGGATACCTCAGATCTGGTGCAGGATGAGGAGTCCCTGGCTGTGGGAGAGACCGATCTGATCTCCGAGGCTCTGCTCTTCTGCCTGGAAGAGTCCAGAGAGTGTAAAAGGATCTCAGACACGGTCTACGCTGACGCCCATCGCGTCCATTTCGGCACGCAGACTTTCACTTTCCCAGCAGCAATCTTGGTAACCAGTACGCGGGTGGGTGAGATGGCGTCTGCGTCGGCGTGTGACCACGCTGCCCCCCAGCTCTCCTACCCCAGTCCTTTCCACACACTACGCCTTGGCCTCGTCCTGGAAGCCCTGGAAGTTGAGGCGGTCCCGCACAATCGCTATCTCCCCGCCACCCCCCGCCACCAGCACATGTTCCCCTTTGTCTGTGGTCAGGCCTTCCGCCGAGACCAGTTTCCCTCTCATTTCACCAACGTCCACGGTGACATCCACGCCGGTCTCAACGGCTGGATGGAGCACCGCTGCCCCCTTGCATATTATGGCTGCACGTTCTCCCAGCGCAGGTTTTACCCGTCCACCGCGGGAGCCAAGGTGGTCCATGACAGGCACCTGAGGTCTTTCGGGGTCCGGCCTTGCCCTAATGTAAATAATGCACGTGAACCCCAGTCTGACCAGTTTAGCGGGCTGCCCTTTGAGGTGCTGAGGAATGTAGCTGGGTACCTTGACAGTTTCAGCCTCTGCCAGCTGTCCCTGGTTTCGCGGACTATGAGGGAGGTGTGTTCCAGTCTCCTTCAGTCCAGGGGCATCGTAGAACTGCAGTGGGAGCGTCGCATGTGCCCCAGCGCTCCTGGCGCCGTGTCGTGGCAGATCAAAAACAAAGTAAGTGCAGCTCTCGTATGTTAAACGATGCTTTAGCGGCGTTTCGCTCCGCGGCTACAGCTAGCTCTTGTGATCCACAGGTGTGGCGGTTCAGTACGGCGTTCAGCCCGGTGCTGTCGTGGCGTTTCGCTGATGTCCCCAGCATGTCCCAACATCTGGCCAAGTGTGACTTCAACgtggtggagcagcagacggaGCCTGTGCCTCTTCCTGCTATGAGCAACGCTCAGGACGGACAGGCTCTGCGCTGTGCGCTGCGCCACATCAATACCTGAGCTGACAGTCTGTTGTCGTCACTCCGCTGTTTTGTAGATGCACAAAATGTGAGCATTACTCCTTCTATGTTCCACTAATCTATGGAAGAAGCCTTAAACAACAGTGATTGCCACAGCTCTTTCAGTATATTTAGAGAACGATGGTAAGAATTTATCTTTGCATGGATTTGTGCTTAAATTCTACCCTGATTGGGATTTTTATAACGCCTCCCCTCCTGAAGACAACGTATTCACTTTACTTGTGTCTGGGAATTGAATGGTTTTGATGACATTTTAGTACTAATCTTTGAAAAATCAGTTTGTTTTGCACTGTTTCTGTGTCTGAGAACTTAGCTGCCAGCACTTTAAACAAGCTTTCCACGGGACCCTAAACAATACAGAATATAGGTGATTCTGAGGATATCCAGGTAACAGACACGATTTGCATTTAATAAAGACTATCTACATTCCTTTGAGTCAAGTTCTTGTTATTTTATGTCTAATTATCAGAGGTGATAAATCTTCTATGTAACAGTCAAGTTAGTACTTGTGGGCAAATAAATGCCTGTACAGTTTTAGTTCCCTGATGCTGTCAAGGTCTGCCCACACAAGTGTTACACACACTCCTATTGTACACACACCTGCTAAATGGCTGGTGGTGGTTTCGGGACAGGTAAACTCACCCATTCCTGGTAACTGTCTTGGTAGCAGCTGGTAGCTAGTTCAGTTCTGCAGAACTGGGCGTCTTTGCTTGTGTACCTCTGGCCAAGAACGATTACGTTTGTTTGTGTAGAAAGTAAAAATACGTGTGTGTGAGCAACATAGCCACAGCTCGTCCACCATTTTGAACTTTAGTGTTCCAGGTTTGATTTATGCCTGATTTAAATTGGCTTTCAACTCAGACGTTTAATATTTCATCTGCAAAACACTTCCATAAACCCATCATCTGCAGGATGTCACTTCACGGATCCTATAAGGAAAGGAGGAATGTGAGAGATGCTGGAAGATGAAAGGGGAGATTTGGATGTCACAATgttcccagcagctgaagggcCGAAGGGCTGCAGTGGAGGGTTTTGGTTGCCTTGCAGCCCTGTAATAACAGGCCCAAAGTAAACTCTTAAAATGCTGATACTGCTGGATGTTCGCTGTGTTCTGAGGTTTAACCACAGCCGGTCGGCTCAAAGGATCCCCTTTCATTGTTCCCCTGGAGCTAAGCTCACCTTCAATCTTGTTTTGTGCATTTtgctaaaatattttttctgtcCAACTGCCTGTGGGCACAATTAAAAACATCTTTCACCTCATTGGTGGAGAGGCACTCTGAGCGAGCTGGTCGGACCAGTTTTGGACTGAGTAAGATAACAAAATGGTAAGCTGTCGTGTCCATTAAACTGTCATCAGTGCATCAATCAAAGGGCTGAGAGTGACGGAACCGCGCAcctttgttctttctttccctgCGTTTCACCTTTTGTCCCGGCTGAAGCTCGCAGCAGCGGTGGTGTCAGCTGAGAGGAGCCGCTGTCTCTGGTGGGACTCTGTCTGCCGACTCTGCATTCTGCCTTCTGACTCTGAGCTCAAACATCAGGGAAGGATCTGGAACCCACAGAGATGGTCAGATTACGACTGGTGGCAACTCAGCGTGCACGTTTTGTAAGTCAGGAGAGGGAGATAAAGATGAACACTGCTGGAAACCCACCTACCCCTGAAACATCCCAAAGGTGCTATGCTGGATGTAGACACTGGCTGGAGACCTCAGCCAGATATACCATACACCATAGTGAACTCATGTATTGCTACTGTCACTCTGTCACCATTTGTGAATGTGTGGTAGctattttctttctgtgtggCCGGGCTACTCCGTCTCCTGTCAGAGTCCCCTCAAGGGATCTgttgtctcctctggttttaaGACCACGTTTAAGACACCATTTGTGTTTGTCGTTGAGATGTACTTGTCTGGCAAGTCCATGGAAACCAGAGTCTCTAGATGCCATAAGTCAAAACCTGTTAAAACAGAACTTTACCCTAAGGAAACAACTgtgatttgttcatttttggaATGTTTCTCAAGCGAACCCTCTTCTTGGCACAGAGGGAGATGTAATGCCTTATGGAAAGCATACGTCCCTCCTGTGAGAAGCCTTGGACAAACCCAGTCCTTGAGGGCTGGAGTCATCCCTCTGTTCCCACACAGATCTCCTATATAGACAGACACCTATACACCATATAACAATGTAGAGAATCGACATTCGGCTATGAGGCCGTGTCCTTACTCAAAATTAATAATTACACAAAGATACAAaggactgccccccccccatcccattgTCTACAGCTGGTGTATGAAAACTACCAGGACCGACTGGTCGAGCTGAAAACGCCCCTCTCTTCTTTAAGAAGCCAGAGATAAGACGGTGCTCTAATGTCCTCTGGCACCGATCTGCTCCTGATAAGCACTGGGTTCAAACTGGTTCTTGTACCTTTTTAAGACCAACATGTTCTGAGCCCTGCAGGTGACACGTATGTTTCTATAAAAACTTGCGCTTTTAATTAATTACCATTTACACGCCATTTTATTCTCAGCTAGGGGCCATATATTCTCCTCATTTGTTGCTTTAGAAGAAACAATAATCTTCTAAAACAAATCTTTGTAGAAGAGGTGCTGGCTAGTCGATTATAGTTTTGATGCCAttttttgtctgtgtaaattctcagtcatccaggtcctTGGATGCCATTTTTTACAACATTATCTCATTTAAGCAACATGCGATAATATATAATACAGTACAATACAAGATatgatatataatataataataaaattaatgaaatgaaaatggaattttatatatatagtatTATATGTATACTATTTGGAAAAGACAGGTAATGTTgagttttacattttaaatttctATGTTTGTAAAGAATCAAAAGGACTTGGGTGACAAGGCTGAACCGGCTGTTTTAGGAGATATTAACAGagttaaacaattaaaattaaacagaTTGTCAggactgacagctgaggtcaGCTCACACCATGGTTGTTTTTACTGTTGTGTTTGGCATAAAACGACATACTagatacaccccccccccccccacacacacacacacacctacacacacacttgctaGACAAGTTTCACAGATCCCACCTATTTGGTGAACTCACAAAGAAGGCGGGACAGCTGAAAGGTTTATAACCCAGGAGCTGAGGAGGTCCTCAGACATCAGGGGAGAAGAACGCTGACGAGGTGAGACCAAAGACGCTTTCAGCACATTCGATTTTACAGATTTTCAGACGTTCCTCTTTTTTATCCTGCAGCATCCATTCAGCGACGATGGCCAAGTACCACTTAGAAGTGACAACCGGAAATCAGAACTATTCTGGAACGTTCGACCAAATATTCGTCACCTTAATTGGAAGTGATGGACAAAGTGACAAAATCCAGCTCAACATCTTTGGCATCGGACGGGGCTCCGTAAGTTGCACACTGCATTGGACATTATTCCTCAATAGTAAAGAAAACAATGCTGAATGTATCTTAACCCTCATTTCAGACTTGGAGTCACGTCTTCAAGACAAAATTTCCTTtggggaagctgctgatgctcaAAGTGACAAAAGAGGCCAGACGCCTGAGCGATGATGAGTGGTACTGCTCCAAAATAGTGGTGAAGACTCCAGAGGGAGAAGAAATCCTTTTCCCCTGTTATAGATGGATCTCTAACGGAGAGTTGGTGGAGCTGAGGGGGGGGCGAGGTCTGCCCTAAACAAAGCAAAATGACCATTCAATGAGGCCAGGTTGGATAAAtgtcctcttcctgttgcaGCCACGAAGGCCTTTGAGGATGATCATCCTTTTTTGTGCGATCACCGTCAGAGAGAGCTGTCCAGGAAGAAGCAGCTTTACACGTAAGTCGTCATGTGTGAAGCGGTCGTTTTGTGGGGATTGGGCTTCCCGAAACAATCGTTGCTGGGCTCCTTTGTTTTTAGATGGAGGACTCTGGCCGAAGGATTGATGGAAATCAACGGTTTTACCGACGTCTCCCAGATCCCGTCTGAACTCCAATTCTCTGATTCCAAAAATCTTGAAATTATGTCCACCAAAACCATAATGTGAGCTCACACAACTGCGTCACAACTCAGTCCTCATACGGTCCGTTTCTATATGTCTTTTGGAGCGTTAGGATTTTATCTCCGTGTTTTTCTTCCATGTGTGCATCCTTCTCCAGTCACACTGCAATGGTTCTCAAAGGCCTGCTTGGATCTGAGGAAAACTGGGAAAGCCTTGAGGACATGCAAAGAATATTCAGCTTCAGAACTACACCAATGTCAGGTAGAGTTCAGCTGTGCCACTACTTTCACTATTCTGCAGCTCATTACGAGGAATTTTAACCATATAATTGGATTTTCAATGatgatctctgctgctgcattgtCACGGCTAACAGAATCACTCTTTTATGGATAAAAAAGTATTCAAATTGAAATACTGCTGGCCATTCTTTCATATTTCATGTTTGTTCTTCTGGTAGAGTACGTGGCAGACCACTGGAGGGAGGACGACTTCTATGGTTATCAGTTTCTGAACGGAGTCAACCCCAACATAATCACCAAGTGCACCGTGCTTCCCACAAACTTCCCGGTTACTGAGGAGATGGTGAAGGCGTTCCTGGGGGGAAGCTCCctgcaggaagagctgcaggtgtgcgAGATGAGGGGCTTTGCTTTGGGACTTTTAAAAAGGCATCCGCTTGGTTTTGGTAATGCTTCCCCCTCTTCTCAACACAGAAAGGCAACATCTTCATCTTTGATGCCAAGAAGGTGGAAGGCCTACCAGGGAGAGAGCACGAAGGCAAACCTCTGCAAGTGACCCCTGGGCTCTGTTTGTTCTATGTGAATGCGGAAAAGAAACTGATGCCCATCGCCATCCAGGTATTTtcctgaaaatgagaaaattccCAAATTTTGAGGCTGAAATACGTTACTAAAAGAGTTCCTCCTTTTGACATTTCCAATATTCAATAACCTTATAAGGTTTTAAACTTGGTGGTGGACGACAGAATAGCTTCTGAATGGATTCTATACATAT
Protein-coding sequences here:
- the LOC101065147 gene encoding F-box only protein 30-like, whose protein sequence is MEEAHAHCLSCFNQRCVGRSQPGISCELIYCPVLCGAVFHSCKAEEHSLICPLLRVPCLNSGNGCPARVVRNQMYAHLEVCPAGVVCCTMEWNRWPISCLDYTSYESLSRGVEEVEQLDMALALQDQRTLLESLKVIAMAPSVERAPPLSLRKEDKATDSVLPTSASGTSTCGESASHSPSLCQSPSDPRKEKIASGINVFNEQHLGGLYEATVETARSLVAALEIVGSVNSLECADREGGAAGSAGDPHSDAAAKAAEALTKKVIEEQTVCSTCVEESGGRSVNATNGPLSAAADVGVTTTRPRVTQEGPMATPEAAHVVLEESCPSEKAQVLREDGQCSLANGHIDSSADSSLSTMETKSVDTSDLVQDEESLAVGETDLISEALLFCLEESRECKRISDTVYADAHRVHFGTQTFTFPAAILVTSTRVGEMASASACDHAAPQLSYPSPFHTLRLGLVLEALEVEAVPHNRYLPATPRHQHMFPFVCGQAFRRDQFPSHFTNVHGDIHAGLNGWMEHRCPLAYYGCTFSQRRFYPSTAGAKVVHDRHLRSFGVRPCPNVNNAREPQSDQFSGLPFEVLRNVAGYLDSFSLCQLSLVSRTMREVCSSLLQSRGIVELQWERRMCPSAPGAVSWQIKNKVWRFSTAFSPVLSWRFADVPSMSQHLAKCDFNVVEQQTEPVPLPAMSNAQDGQALRCALRHINT